One part of the Bacteroidota bacterium genome encodes these proteins:
- a CDS encoding SRPBCC family protein codes for MKEYVLYKTTVINKPLIEVFEFFSKAENLNKITPNEVHFKILTPLPIPMAKGTLIDYQIKVNGIPFVWRTEISEWNPPFKFADQQLTGPYSKWYHEHFFEEKDGQTIMTDKVTYLSKGWIIAPLLHRLFVNKKVKQIFEHREIQLQQIFK; via the coding sequence ATGAAAGAATATGTTTTATACAAGACCACAGTAATAAACAAACCTTTAATAGAAGTTTTCGAGTTTTTTAGCAAAGCAGAAAACTTAAATAAAATAACTCCTAACGAAGTACATTTTAAAATACTCACCCCTTTACCCATACCCATGGCAAAAGGTACACTCATTGATTATCAAATTAAAGTAAACGGTATTCCGTTTGTATGGAGAACCGAAATAAGTGAATGGAATCCACCTTTTAAGTTTGCCGACCAACAATTAACAGGCCCTTATAGCAAATGGTACCACGAACACTTTTTTGAAGAGAAAGATGGACAAACCATTATGACTGATAAAGTTACTTACCTCTCCAAAGGGTGGATTATTGCCCCACTACTCCACCGGCTTTTTGTAAACAAAAAAGTAAAACAAATATTTGAACACCGCGAAATTCAATTACAACAAATTTTTAAGTAA
- a CDS encoding ATP-binding cassette domain-containing protein gives MLLQIDNLNKSYAKHQALKNVSMQVPKQSIFGLLGPNGAGKTSLIRILTQITQADSGTILFDGEALKEKHIYEMGYLPEERGLYKKMQIGEQLLYFAELKGLKSSEAKQRVKYWVDKFEIKDWLGKKVEELSKGMQQKVQFIATVLHQPKLIILDEPFSGFDPQNAQLLVDEILRLRDEGSTIIFSTHRMDTVEKLCDDIVLIHKSEVVLSGTKNDIRKQFSHDEYAIQFNGQLQNGQYFNIIEQDQNEALIKLTGSKKEAINELISTIDLNSFSPKIASMEDIFIKMVKND, from the coding sequence ATGTTACTACAAATAGACAATCTGAATAAGTCTTACGCCAAACATCAGGCACTTAAAAATGTGTCGATGCAAGTACCCAAACAAAGTATATTTGGTTTGCTTGGACCCAATGGAGCCGGTAAAACAAGCTTAATTCGTATTTTAACCCAAATAACCCAAGCTGACAGTGGAACCATTTTGTTTGATGGAGAAGCATTAAAAGAAAAACATATTTATGAAATGGGGTATTTACCCGAAGAAAGAGGCCTTTATAAAAAAATGCAGATTGGGGAACAACTGCTATATTTTGCTGAACTAAAAGGCTTAAAAAGCAGTGAAGCCAAGCAACGTGTAAAATATTGGGTTGATAAATTTGAAATTAAAGACTGGCTTGGCAAAAAAGTAGAAGAGTTATCCAAAGGAATGCAGCAAAAAGTACAGTTTATAGCTACTGTACTACATCAGCCTAAGTTAATTATTTTAGATGAACCTTTTAGTGGTTTTGATCCTCAAAATGCACAATTGCTAGTAGATGAAATATTAAGATTAAGAGACGAAGGCAGCACTATTATTTTTTCAACTCACCGTATGGATACTGTTGAGAAACTATGCGATGATATTGTATTAATACACAAAAGTGAAGTTGTGCTGAGTGGAACCAAAAACGACATTCGCAAACAATTCAGCCATGACGAATATGCCATTCAATTCAACGGTCAATTACAAAATGGCCAATATTTTAATATTATAGAACAAGACCAAAACGAAGCTTTAATAAAACTAACCGGAAGCAAAAAGGAAGCCATTAATGAACTTATTTCAACTATTGATTTAAATTCATTCAGCCCTAAAATAGCCAGTATGGAAGATATTTTTATTAAAATGGTTAAAAACGACTAG
- a CDS encoding class I SAM-dependent methyltransferase, which translates to MQKYNLFSEQLEFDFKNLVINQFTKADLDKLILKIKTKHQTEVNYNLLFETIVNYRKACHKVPTLALNYCWLPAKSYEQASSELTAFYKSGIVKGTNVLDLCGGLGVDDIAFASTFAHVVSLDINEELNQIVNHNFKKIGLDNIKRLGLPAEDYLAANTTHFDLIYADADRRPDSNAKKFIIEDCTPNIIALLPVIKQYSSKLLLKLSPLVDLSYIKTKFSNIETIYVIAVQNEVKEVLVLISFQESVVTSTIAVNLIDKQTIESFIYKDDSVTNNVNSSNHTEYFFEPNLAIIKAGLSNVYANYCGLKMLAENSHFFVGDNVPNDFMGRSFRVVNSMPFAKSTFKDYLKQKQLTKVNISRRNFPTTVAEIYKQFKLKEGGDDYLFFTQNAQNEKLFYHCEKVDKP; encoded by the coding sequence TTGCAAAAGTATAACCTTTTTTCCGAACAACTAGAATTTGATTTTAAGAATTTAGTCATAAATCAGTTTACAAAGGCTGATTTAGATAAATTGATTCTTAAAATTAAGACTAAACATCAAACGGAAGTTAATTATAATTTGTTATTTGAAACAATTGTTAATTATCGAAAAGCGTGCCACAAAGTTCCGACACTGGCATTGAATTATTGCTGGCTTCCGGCTAAAAGTTATGAACAGGCAAGTAGTGAATTGACTGCTTTTTACAAATCTGGTATAGTAAAGGGTACTAATGTATTGGACTTATGTGGAGGCTTAGGCGTTGATGATATTGCATTTGCCAGTACTTTTGCCCATGTTGTTTCGCTTGATATTAATGAAGAATTAAATCAAATAGTAAATCATAATTTTAAAAAAATTGGCTTAGATAATATTAAACGTTTAGGCTTGCCGGCCGAGGATTATTTGGCAGCCAATACTACTCATTTTGACCTGATTTATGCTGATGCAGACAGGCGGCCGGACTCTAATGCCAAGAAATTTATTATAGAAGATTGTACGCCCAATATTATAGCGTTGCTTCCTGTTATTAAACAATACAGTTCAAAATTATTACTCAAGCTATCGCCTTTGGTTGATTTGAGTTATATCAAAACAAAATTTTCCAATATTGAAACTATTTATGTAATCGCGGTTCAGAATGAAGTAAAGGAAGTTTTGGTATTGATTTCTTTCCAAGAAAGTGTTGTTACTTCAACCATTGCGGTTAATTTAATAGATAAGCAAACAATTGAAAGCTTTATTTATAAAGACGATTCTGTTACTAATAATGTGAATTCGAGTAACCATACCGAATACTTTTTTGAGCCTAATTTAGCCATCATAAAAGCAGGATTAAGCAATGTGTATGCAAACTATTGCGGTTTAAAAATGCTGGCAGAAAACTCTCATTTTTTTGTTGGAGATAATGTTCCCAATGACTTTATGGGGCGCAGTTTCAGGGTAGTAAATAGTATGCCTTTTGCCAAATCAACTTTTAAAGATTACTTAAAACAAAAACAGTTAACAAAAGTAAATATCAGTAGACGTAATTTTCCAACCACAGTAGCCGAAATTTATAAGCAATTTAAATTGAAAGAGGGTGGGGATGATTATTTATTTTTTACCCAAAATGCCCAAAATGAGAAACTGTTTTACCATTGTGAGAAAGTAGACAAGCCTTAG
- the rsmG gene encoding 16S rRNA (guanine(527)-N(7))-methyltransferase RsmG — MSFELILQHFPNLSDQQKTQFEALQALYFDWNSKINVISRKDIESLYEKHILHSLAIAKFIQFEKDTRVLDIGTGGGFPGIPLAILFPEATFTLCDSIAKKIKVGEEIATAIGLTNTDFVVGRVENLKEEFHFIVSRAVAPMEQLYKWTREYIAEDCFNAKLNGYLLLKGGDLKEEIKALKLLSSKLHVQTTDLSTYFEGEFFETKKLVYFFKD; from the coding sequence GTGAGTTTCGAATTAATACTACAACATTTCCCCAATTTATCAGATCAACAAAAAACACAGTTTGAGGCTTTACAGGCTTTATATTTTGATTGGAACAGTAAAATAAATGTGATTTCCCGTAAGGACATTGAGTCATTATATGAAAAACATATTTTACATAGTTTGGCTATAGCTAAATTTATTCAGTTTGAAAAAGATACTAGGGTGTTGGATATAGGTACAGGTGGTGGTTTTCCGGGTATTCCATTGGCTATATTGTTTCCCGAAGCTACTTTTACACTTTGCGATTCTATTGCTAAAAAAATAAAAGTAGGCGAAGAAATAGCCACTGCCATTGGTTTAACCAATACTGATTTTGTGGTAGGACGGGTTGAAAATTTAAAAGAAGAATTTCATTTTATAGTAAGCAGGGCTGTAGCACCTATGGAACAATTGTATAAATGGACCAGAGAATATATAGCTGAAGATTGTTTTAATGCTAAACTGAATGGGTATTTACTATTAAAAGGTGGAGATTTAAAAGAAGAGATAAAAGCATTGAAGTTATTGAGTAGCAAACTACATGTGCAAACCACTGATTTAAGTACTTATTTTGAAGGGGAATTTTTTGAAACTAAAAAATTGGTATACTTTTTTAAAGATTAA
- the lipA gene encoding lipoyl synthase, producing MIELPVLNEARVKKPSWLKVKLPTGENYRKVRQLVDEYKLHTICESGNCPNMGECWGAGTATFMILGNICTRSCSFCAVATGRAKTYDLEEPMRVAEAIKLMNVKHAVLTSVNRDELPDKGAKVWADTIRLVKELNPTTTIETLIPDFLRKWDLLYQVIDEKPEVVSHNMETVPRLYRKVRPQAKYERSLEQIKLTKERGRRTKSGVMLGLGETENEVFEIMDDLVAHGCDVLTLGQYLQPTKMHLAVEEFITPEQFDYYKQVGLAKGFNYVESGALVRSSYHAEKHI from the coding sequence ATGATTGAATTACCGGTATTAAACGAAGCAAGAGTAAAAAAACCAAGTTGGTTAAAAGTAAAATTACCTACAGGCGAAAACTACAGAAAAGTACGCCAATTGGTTGATGAATATAAACTGCATACGATTTGTGAAAGTGGAAATTGTCCGAATATGGGTGAGTGTTGGGGAGCAGGCACGGCTACCTTCATGATTTTAGGAAACATTTGCACACGTAGCTGTTCTTTTTGTGCAGTAGCGACAGGCAGAGCCAAAACATATGATTTGGAAGAGCCTATGCGTGTAGCAGAAGCCATTAAATTAATGAATGTAAAACATGCTGTTTTAACTTCGGTAAACAGAGACGAATTACCTGATAAAGGAGCTAAAGTTTGGGCTGATACCATACGTTTGGTAAAAGAACTAAATCCAACCACTACTATTGAAACTTTAATTCCTGACTTTTTACGTAAATGGGATTTATTATACCAGGTAATTGATGAAAAACCGGAAGTAGTAAGCCATAACATGGAAACTGTTCCGAGATTATACCGCAAAGTACGCCCTCAGGCTAAATACGAACGCAGTTTGGAGCAAATAAAACTAACCAAAGAGCGCGGACGCAGAACCAAAAGTGGTGTGATGTTGGGATTAGGTGAAACAGAAAATGAGGTTTTTGAAATTATGGACGATTTAGTGGCTCATGGATGTGATGTTTTAACACTTGGCCAGTATTTACAACCAACCAAAATGCACTTAGCCGTTGAAGAGTTTATTACACCTGAACAATTTGATTATTACAAACAAGTAGGTTTAGCTAAAGGATTTAACTATGTAGAAAGTGGTGCTTTGGTTCGCTCAAGCTATCATGCTGAAAAACATATTTAA
- a CDS encoding OsmC family protein: MDTAEVIYLGEFRCEATHLQSGSKIITDAPTDNFGKGEAFSPTDLMAMSLGSCIMTTIAIQTRLMGFDLINSKLTVKKHMASDPRRVAKISIDVKIPKGNLTDEDKEKIIIIGLNCPVAKSLHPDLVQDINFQFV; the protein is encoded by the coding sequence ATGGATACTGCAGAAGTAATTTATTTAGGTGAGTTTAGATGTGAAGCTACTCATTTACAATCAGGCTCAAAAATTATAACAGATGCGCCAACTGATAATTTTGGTAAAGGTGAGGCCTTTTCTCCTACTGATTTGATGGCCATGTCGTTAGGGAGCTGTATAATGACTACCATTGCAATTCAGACTCGTTTAATGGGCTTTGATTTAATTAATTCGAAATTGACTGTAAAAAAACACATGGCTTCCGATCCGCGTAGAGTTGCAAAAATTAGTATTGATGTAAAAATACCTAAAGGAAATTTAACGGATGAGGACAAGGAAAAAATAATAATCATTGGACTTAACTGCCCAGTAGCTAAAAGTTTACATCCTGACTTAGTTCAAGACATAAACTTTCAATTTGTTTAA
- a CDS encoding 2,3,4,5-tetrahydropyridine-2,6-dicarboxylate N-succinyltransferase — protein sequence MLQNIIEQAWENRDLIKETKTQNAIREVIELLDKGKLRTAEPTANGWQVNDWVKKAVIMYFPIQKMETIEVGPFEFHDKMLLKHNYADLGVRVVPHAVARYGSFLAKGVILMPSYVNIGAFVDEGTMVDTWATVGSCAQIGKNVHLSGGVGIGGVLEPVQAAPVIIEDNCFIGSRCIVVEGVKVETEAVLGAGVTITMSTKIIDVTGPEPIEYKGVVPARSVVIPGSYTKKFPAGEFQVPCAIIIGKRKESTDKKTSLNDALRDNNVAV from the coding sequence ATGCTACAAAACATAATAGAACAAGCATGGGAAAACCGTGACTTGATAAAAGAAACTAAAACCCAAAATGCCATTAGAGAAGTAATAGAATTACTTGATAAAGGAAAGTTAAGAACTGCCGAACCTACTGCTAACGGATGGCAGGTAAATGATTGGGTAAAAAAAGCGGTAATCATGTATTTCCCAATTCAAAAAATGGAAACCATTGAAGTAGGCCCATTTGAATTTCATGATAAAATGTTACTTAAACACAATTATGCTGATTTAGGCGTAAGAGTAGTGCCTCATGCAGTAGCTCGTTATGGTTCATTTTTAGCAAAAGGTGTTATACTCATGCCAAGCTATGTAAACATTGGCGCTTTTGTAGATGAAGGAACCATGGTTGATACCTGGGCTACTGTGGGCAGTTGCGCCCAAATAGGTAAAAATGTGCATTTAAGTGGTGGTGTTGGTATTGGTGGCGTTTTAGAACCTGTTCAGGCAGCTCCGGTTATTATTGAAGACAATTGCTTTATTGGTTCACGTTGTATAGTAGTAGAAGGTGTGAAAGTGGAAACTGAAGCCGTATTAGGTGCCGGTGTTACTATTACCATGAGTACAAAAATTATTGATGTAACAGGACCGGAACCTATTGAATATAAAGGTGTAGTTCCTGCCCGTTCGGTTGTTATTCCCGGTTCTTATACTAAAAAGTTTCCTGCAGGTGAGTTTCAGGTACCTTGTGCTATTATTATTGGTAAACGCAAAGAAAGTACCGATAAAAAAACCAGCTTAAACGATGCTTTACGCGATAATAATGTAGCTGTTTAA
- a CDS encoding magnesium citrate secondary transporter, which translates to MTDYIKHTLALLVLFIAHMLLIYGNIHIAIIDNYLDDIILLPIVLGTALFVQRKWIAKHNQFVFNRIIIIATWLYFCIMFEAVIPPFNKGFTADWLDCIAYGLGACYFYVFMNKTSPVKQQATL; encoded by the coding sequence ATGACAGACTACATTAAACATACTTTAGCACTTTTAGTGCTTTTTATTGCTCATATGCTGCTTATTTATGGCAATATACACATTGCCATCATTGACAACTATTTAGACGATATTATACTGCTGCCTATAGTATTGGGAACAGCTCTTTTTGTACAACGAAAATGGATAGCCAAGCATAATCAATTTGTTTTTAATAGAATCATTATTATAGCAACCTGGTTATACTTTTGCATCATGTTTGAAGCTGTTATTCCTCCATTTAATAAAGGTTTTACTGCCGATTGGCTGGATTGTATAGCTTATGGTTTAGGTGCCTGCTATTTTTATGTTTTTATGAATAAAACCAGTCCTGTTAAACAACAAGCAACACTTTAA
- a CDS encoding site-specific integrase has translation MDYHLYLSKKRTNAQKLTPIYIKITIDNNIYERSTGVFIDIDQWNKIYKRVKPSYTGAEQLNKKLNDVETKLQDLKSNNANISEVDNKLKEKKTKPKQPVIKIETVINDYLTRQSELIGLKAGITKSTYRGYKAKVDNLREFLKNIKRVNALITELDYKFADLYRTWLYCKEFSTGHVNKCVKFVKTLVRFAQFEYSIKATNIFLLTLKEDAPKPIVYLTGTELKAIQKRVYHNPLHQKTVDLFLLQCFTGMGYSDVIKLNVEKFISFDGRWFIGYQRVKTSVKALIPVLPKVISILNCYGGKAPVLSNEVYNRVLKEIAALNNINKRLTSHVGRKTFACMLVSRGASMETTTKMLAKTNVRETERIYAEVQFERVLKEFPKIG, from the coding sequence ATGGACTACCACCTCTATCTATCGAAAAAGCGCACTAATGCACAAAAATTAACCCCTATTTACATTAAAATAACTATTGATAACAATATATATGAACGTTCAACGGGCGTATTTATTGATATTGACCAATGGAATAAGATTTACAAACGAGTAAAGCCATCATATACAGGAGCTGAACAGTTAAACAAAAAACTTAATGATGTTGAAACCAAGCTGCAAGATTTAAAATCAAACAACGCCAATATTAGCGAGGTAGATAATAAGCTAAAGGAGAAAAAAACAAAGCCAAAGCAACCAGTAATTAAAATAGAAACTGTTATCAATGATTATTTAACAAGGCAATCGGAATTAATTGGCCTCAAAGCAGGTATTACAAAAAGCACTTACAGGGGCTATAAAGCTAAGGTTGATAACCTGCGAGAGTTTCTAAAAAACATTAAACGTGTTAATGCATTAATTACCGAACTTGATTATAAATTTGCCGACTTATACCGTACCTGGCTTTATTGCAAAGAGTTTAGTACCGGGCATGTAAACAAGTGCGTTAAATTTGTTAAAACGCTCGTGCGTTTCGCTCAATTTGAATACTCAATAAAAGCAACAAACATATTTTTATTAACACTTAAGGAAGATGCACCTAAACCAATAGTATATTTAACAGGAACAGAATTAAAAGCAATACAAAAACGTGTCTATCACAATCCGCTACATCAAAAAACAGTTGATTTATTTTTACTTCAATGCTTTACCGGGATGGGCTACAGCGATGTAATAAAACTTAACGTTGAAAAATTTATCAGTTTTGATGGTAGGTGGTTTATTGGTTACCAAAGAGTAAAAACAAGTGTAAAAGCTTTAATACCTGTGTTACCAAAAGTAATAAGCATTTTAAATTGTTATGGGGGCAAAGCTCCAGTGCTATCAAATGAAGTTTACAACCGTGTTTTAAAAGAGATTGCAGCCCTTAATAACATAAACAAACGCCTTACCAGCCACGTAGGAAGAAAAACATTTGCATGTATGCTTGTAAGCCGAGGCGCAAGCATGGAAACTACAACAAAAATGCTGGCCAAAACTAATGTAAGAGAAACAGAGAGAATTTATGCAGAAGTTCAATTTGAAAGGGTTTTAAAAGAATTTCCTAAAATTGGGTAA
- a CDS encoding glycosyltransferase family 1 protein: protein MKIGFDAKRAFNNSTGLGNYARLLIKSLVANFPENKYYLFTPKIDEKFANEFSEFRQVEIIKPENFIDKQFSAAWRSYSIGDIVNNLELDIFHGLSNELPKGINQLKTKCVVTIHDLIFLRYPNYYNNIDAYIYKKKFRNACNYADLILATSIQTQNDIIDFFKTEKEKIQVTYQACDDAFSVAYTNETKDLIREKYNLPKQFILSVGTIEKRKNQLTILQALNELDNNWELVLIGKKTSYADDIISYAKQHDLTNRLHIFENIPFSDLPVIYQCSDLFVYISEFEGFGIPVLEAMQSNILAVTSNVSSLPEVIGNELLTINPFESSALVHFIKINFSQPDLIKDYITTAKQRAQLFDKDYLAKALMDKYLALLA from the coding sequence ATGAAAATTGGATTTGATGCTAAACGTGCTTTTAATAACTCAACAGGTTTGGGTAATTATGCACGTTTACTGATTAAATCGTTGGTTGCAAATTTCCCTGAAAACAAGTACTATCTTTTTACGCCTAAAATAGACGAAAAGTTTGCCAATGAATTTAGTGAATTCAGGCAAGTTGAAATTATAAAACCTGAAAATTTTATTGATAAACAGTTTTCAGCGGCTTGGCGAAGTTATAGTATTGGCGATATTGTAAATAATCTTGAACTGGATATTTTTCATGGCTTAAGCAATGAGTTACCAAAAGGCATTAACCAGTTAAAAACGAAGTGTGTAGTAACTATTCACGATTTAATTTTTCTGCGTTATCCCAATTACTACAACAATATTGATGCTTATATTTATAAAAAGAAATTCAGAAATGCGTGTAACTATGCTGACTTAATTTTAGCTACAAGTATTCAAACCCAAAACGATATTATTGATTTTTTTAAAACTGAAAAGGAAAAGATTCAAGTAACCTACCAGGCTTGTGATGATGCATTTTCGGTCGCATATACCAATGAAACAAAAGATTTAATTCGGGAAAAATACAATTTACCCAAACAGTTTATATTAAGTGTTGGTACCATTGAAAAGCGTAAAAATCAACTGACCATTTTACAAGCTTTAAATGAGTTGGATAATAACTGGGAATTGGTTTTAATTGGCAAAAAAACAAGCTATGCTGATGACATTATAAGCTATGCTAAACAGCACGACTTAACTAACCGCCTGCATATTTTCGAAAATATTCCATTCAGCGATTTGCCCGTTATATATCAATGTAGTGATTTGTTTGTTTACATTTCGGAGTTTGAAGGCTTTGGAATACCTGTTTTAGAGGCTATGCAAAGCAATATTCTCGCTGTTACCTCCAATGTATCATCGTTGCCTGAAGTAATAGGAAATGAGTTACTAACTATCAATCCTTTTGAAAGTTCAGCATTGGTGCACTTTATTAAAATCAATTTTAGCCAGCCCGATCTTATCAAAGACTATATAACTACCGCAAAACAAAGAGCTCAATTGTTTGATAAGGATTATTTAGCCAAAGCATTAATGGATAAATACCTTGCTCTTTTAGCATAA
- a CDS encoding acetyl-CoA carboxylase carboxyltransferase subunit alpha: MAHFDFEKPIQDLEDQLRKVREVSEKGKIDVSASMKELEQKIDSTKRELYKNLNGWQRVQISRHPDRPYTLDYIENCFENFVEMHGDRNVKDDKAMIGGFASINGKTVMIVGHQKGRNTKQRQYRNFGMPNPEGYRKALRLMKLAEKLNKPIITFIDTPGASPGLEAEERGQGEAIAKNLLEMSVLKVPVICIIIGEGASGGALGIGVGDRVMMMENTWYSVISPESCSSILWRSWEHKEKAADALKLTANDMLGNKLIDGIIAEPLGGAHENPTETYEIMKTEIDKMLTELGKQKSDELIRTRIEKFSAMGAFTE, translated from the coding sequence ATGGCACATTTTGATTTTGAAAAACCAATACAAGACTTAGAAGACCAATTAAGAAAGGTTAGAGAAGTTTCTGAAAAAGGAAAGATTGATGTTAGCGCTTCCATGAAGGAGCTTGAACAAAAAATTGATAGCACCAAAAGAGAATTATACAAAAACTTAAACGGATGGCAACGCGTTCAAATTAGCCGTCACCCTGATAGACCTTATACACTTGATTATATTGAAAATTGCTTTGAAAATTTTGTAGAAATGCATGGCGATAGAAATGTAAAAGACGATAAAGCGATGATTGGTGGTTTTGCTTCCATTAATGGTAAAACGGTAATGATTGTTGGGCATCAAAAAGGACGCAATACCAAACAACGCCAATACCGCAATTTCGGTATGCCAAACCCGGAAGGGTACCGCAAGGCACTTCGATTAATGAAACTGGCGGAGAAGCTAAATAAACCTATTATTACTTTTATTGATACTCCCGGTGCATCACCAGGATTAGAAGCAGAAGAAAGAGGACAAGGAGAGGCCATTGCTAAAAATTTATTAGAAATGAGCGTACTGAAAGTACCCGTAATTTGTATTATAATAGGAGAGGGAGCCAGCGGTGGAGCTTTAGGTATTGGAGTGGGCGATAGAGTAATGATGATGGAAAATACTTGGTATTCGGTAATTTCTCCGGAAAGTTGTTCATCTATTTTATGGCGTAGTTGGGAACATAAGGAAAAAGCAGCCGATGCATTAAAACTAACGGCTAACGATATGTTAGGTAATAAACTAATTGATGGTATTATTGCGGAACCGCTTGGAGGTGCCCATGAAAATCCTACAGAAACTTATGAGATAATGAAAACAGAAATCGATAAAATGCTGACGGAACTAGGTAAGCAAAAATCGGATGAGTTAATTAGAACCCGTATTGAAAAATTCAGTGCAATGGGAGCTTTTACCGAATAA